The following proteins are co-located in the Calliphora vicina chromosome 2, idCalVici1.1, whole genome shotgun sequence genome:
- the LOC135950872 gene encoding secreted protein C-like, which produces MNGYANKHNCRIWDDTKTHEIQERTMRFEKVTICSGSSSVFSSDSSSGSSSGSNSSSSSGSSSGSNSGSSSGFRSDSSSGSSSDSSSSSDSSSGYSSSSSSSSDSSSGSSTDSSSGSSSSSCSSSFSSSGSSSVFSSDSSSGSSSGSSSGSSSGSTSGSSSGSSPGSNAGSSSGFSLCSSSGSNLGSSSGFSSGSSSGFSSGSSSDSSSSSDSSSGFSSGSSSDSFSGSSSGFSSGSSSV; this is translated from the exons ATGAACGGTTATGCCAACAAACACAATTGtagaatttgggacgataccaaaacacatgagatccaagagcgtacAATGCGTTTCGAAAAAGTCACTATTTG ttcaggttctagttcagtttttagctcagattctagttcaggttctagttcaggttctaattcatcttctagttctggttctagttcaggttctaattcaggttcaagttcaggttttagatcagattctagttcaggttccagttcagattCCA gttctagctcagattctagttcaggttatagttcaagttctagttcaagttcag attctagttcaggttctagcacagattctagttcaggttctagttctagttcatgttctagttcattttctagttcag gttctagttcagtttttagctcagattctagttctggttctagttcaggttctagttcaggttctagttcaggttctacttcaggttctagttcaggttctagtccaggttctaatgcaggttcaagttcaggttttagtttatgttctagttcaggttcgaatttaggttctagttcaggttttagttcaggttctagttcaggttttagttcaggttccagttcagacTCCA gttctagttcagattctagttccggttttagttcaggttctagttcagattctttttcaggttctagttcaggttttagttcaggttctagttcag